A window of the Desulfobacula toluolica Tol2 genome harbors these coding sequences:
- the istB gene encoding IS21-like element helper ATPase IstB, with translation MPDLEKYLSHLKLPYLRDNYESVATMAAQKQWTHIKYLSELVKQESRLRRDKTRQRRIRMAKFPVIKTLDQFNWSWPRKINQPQVQNLFRLKFIEQKNNIVFIGPVGVGKTHIATALGYQACLKSHTVLFASAIDVVNNLVAAQQAGQLKQELKKYLKPALLIMDELGYLPIDKIGADLLFQIISQRYEQGAMIITTNRVFKDWPQIFNNDMTLTSALLDRLLHHTEPVVIEGKSYRMRDVTEE, from the coding sequence ATGCCTGATTTAGAAAAGTATCTGTCCCACCTGAAATTACCCTATCTCCGGGATAATTATGAATCCGTTGCAACCATGGCAGCACAGAAACAGTGGACCCACATAAAATATTTATCTGAACTTGTCAAACAGGAATCAAGGCTGCGCCGGGACAAAACAAGACAGCGCCGAATCCGCATGGCAAAGTTCCCGGTGATCAAAACATTGGATCAGTTCAACTGGTCATGGCCCCGGAAAATAAACCAGCCCCAGGTCCAGAATCTGTTCCGTCTTAAATTTATTGAACAAAAAAACAATATCGTTTTCATCGGCCCGGTGGGTGTCGGCAAAACCCATATTGCAACGGCTTTAGGATATCAAGCATGCTTGAAAAGCCATACGGTTCTATTTGCTTCAGCTATAGATGTCGTGAATAATCTGGTGGCAGCCCAGCAGGCCGGTCAATTGAAACAGGAACTGAAAAAATACCTCAAACCAGCCCTGCTCATCATGGACGAATTAGGTTATTTGCCCATCGACAAAATCGGTGCAGACCTTTTGTTCCAGATTATCAGTCAGCGTTATGAACAAGGTGCCATGATCATCACTACAAACAGGGTGTTCAAGGACTGGCCCCAGATCTTCAATAATGACATGACACTGACATCAGCACTTCTGGATCGGCTCCTTCACCACACAGAGCCTGTCGTTATTGAAGGCAAAAGTTATAGAATGAGAGACGTGACAGAAGAATAA
- a CDS encoding Hsp20/alpha crystallin family protein: protein MDIKKLAPWNWFKKENGDIGHTIPVKYNNKASNSYSPNSLSIFHDEMDRLFDNFVSQFGLSPFRPGSRMLEGITGSLLKPRLDLGSTQKEYTVSVEIPGVSEKDVSLELVDDTLIIRGEKKQEKEEKSKNFYRLERSYGSFQRTLSLPEDANKDNVKADFKNGVLNITIPRMEIVGSRAKQIEIKDG from the coding sequence ATGGATATTAAGAAATTAGCACCATGGAATTGGTTTAAAAAAGAAAACGGCGACATTGGCCATACTATTCCTGTAAAGTACAACAACAAAGCAAGTAACAGCTATTCACCAAACTCATTGAGTATCTTTCACGATGAAATGGATCGGTTATTTGATAATTTTGTCAGCCAATTTGGATTGTCACCCTTTAGGCCCGGCTCACGGATGCTTGAGGGAATCACCGGCAGCTTACTAAAACCCCGGCTCGATCTGGGTTCAACTCAGAAAGAATACACGGTTTCTGTAGAAATCCCAGGCGTCAGCGAAAAGGATGTTAGCCTTGAACTTGTTGATGACACATTAATAATCCGAGGCGAGAAGAAACAGGAAAAAGAAGAAAAAAGCAAGAACTTTTACAGACTCGAAAGATCCTATGGGTCTTTTCAACGCACGTTGTCACTGCCTGAAGATGCCAACAAAGATAATGTAAAAGCTGATTTTAAAAACGGAGTGTTGAATATTACTATACCCAGAATGGAGATTGTCGGAAGCCGCGCAAAACAAATTGAAATCAAAGACGGTTAA
- a CDS encoding glycine cleavage system protein H yields MIPKKQKNIVKGFQVVENDCIWMKSGIVSFKLCDNAYDCRTCPFDKAMQKKMNAKRHMNSQRDFSRWAQNLENIYKSTTRPCRHSLTGRVHALKTCLMNYECYHCAYDQMLDEEELTGLPAKPSLTLASGYRLADGYYYHMGHTWARFEHGGRVTVGFDDFMVKLFGPPSKILIPPIGTNLKKDHAGLTFSRSDKTATALSPVTGNVLAVNIKAKEHPEIVHEDPYHEGWLCILEPNMPKRNHKGLFYGKESLEWTDRESQRLLHLIEPEYMDLAATGGEPVDDIYGSFPEIEWEILVREFLRTKK; encoded by the coding sequence ATGATACCCAAAAAACAAAAAAACATCGTCAAAGGGTTTCAAGTTGTTGAAAACGATTGTATCTGGATGAAATCGGGTATTGTCAGTTTCAAATTGTGCGATAATGCGTATGACTGCCGCACCTGTCCGTTTGATAAAGCCATGCAGAAAAAAATGAATGCAAAACGCCATATGAATTCCCAAAGAGACTTTTCAAGGTGGGCTCAAAATTTAGAAAATATTTACAAATCAACCACCCGTCCCTGCCGTCACTCGCTGACCGGTCGCGTCCATGCACTGAAAACCTGTCTTATGAACTATGAATGTTATCACTGCGCCTATGACCAGATGCTGGATGAGGAAGAGTTGACCGGGCTCCCCGCAAAACCGTCTTTGACACTGGCATCCGGGTATCGCCTGGCCGACGGCTATTACTATCACATGGGACATACCTGGGCGCGGTTCGAGCACGGCGGCCGGGTGACGGTCGGGTTTGATGATTTCATGGTCAAGCTTTTTGGCCCCCCTTCAAAAATTTTGATTCCCCCCATCGGCACTAATTTAAAAAAAGATCATGCCGGGTTGACATTTTCCCGCTCAGATAAGACGGCTACAGCCCTTTCACCTGTCACAGGGAATGTGCTGGCAGTTAACATCAAAGCAAAGGAACACCCGGAAATCGTCCATGAAGACCCTTACCATGAAGGCTGGCTTTGTATCCTTGAGCCAAACATGCCCAAACGAAATCATAAGGGACTTTTTTACGGAAAAGAAAGCCTTGAATGGACAGACCGCGAAAGCCAGAGGCTTTTACACCTGATCGAGCCTGAATACATGGACCTGGCTGCCACGGGCGGTGAACCGGTAGATGATATATACGGCAGTTTTCCTGAGATCGAATGGGAAATCCTTGTGAGGGAGTTTTTGAGAACCAAAAAATAA
- the istA gene encoding IS21 family transposase: MIDYETYVQIRNYFTRDGLTYSQISNSLDLDPRTVARWANQKRYQPRKSSPRKSKLDPFKNTILQMLEKHPYSSRQVFQRITEDGFAGGITIVEDYVRKVRPPKTKAYLKLYFAPGECAQVDWGSYGTVRVGSTTRRLSLFVMVMCHSRMMYVEFTVSQTMEHFLGCHQNAFEFFGKVPEKVMVDNLKSAVLKRIVGKAPVFNPRYLDFADYHGFTIIPCNVRKGNEKGRVENAVGYVKKNLLNGLEISDFKIMEPLCKKWLDTVANVRCHRETGKKPCDMYAEERPHLHSLPAEPYDIGVIRQVRASKQYRVTIDTNYYTVPAQLAGVALTAKLYPDRICFYHDNKLVGRHVRSYDRRKDVEDPDHSKILLNQRKKAKDQVIYMRFLSLSDKAQEYFKQLQNRRLNASHHVRQIVALSEIYSREQVAMAIEDAFSFSAFSCEYIANLLEQRSRPSREPGALYLTHKSDLLDLTIQAPDIDIYTAIGDQDA, encoded by the coding sequence ATGATTGATTACGAGACCTATGTTCAAATCAGAAATTATTTTACCCGGGACGGTTTGACCTACAGCCAGATCTCAAATTCACTCGACCTGGACCCAAGGACCGTTGCAAGATGGGCCAACCAGAAAAGGTATCAGCCCCGGAAATCAAGCCCGAGGAAAAGCAAATTGGACCCGTTTAAAAACACCATCTTACAAATGCTTGAAAAGCATCCTTACAGTTCCCGGCAGGTCTTTCAACGGATAACCGAAGACGGGTTTGCCGGCGGGATCACCATTGTTGAAGATTATGTCAGAAAAGTACGGCCTCCCAAAACCAAGGCCTATTTAAAATTGTACTTTGCCCCGGGTGAATGTGCCCAGGTAGACTGGGGATCTTACGGCACGGTCCGGGTGGGTTCAACGACCAGGCGATTGAGTCTTTTTGTAATGGTAATGTGCCACAGCCGAATGATGTATGTTGAATTTACGGTATCGCAAACCATGGAGCACTTTTTGGGATGTCACCAGAACGCATTTGAATTTTTTGGTAAGGTGCCTGAAAAAGTGATGGTGGACAATCTTAAATCCGCCGTTTTAAAAAGGATCGTTGGCAAAGCACCTGTATTTAATCCCAGGTATCTTGATTTTGCGGATTATCATGGCTTTACCATTATTCCCTGCAATGTGCGAAAGGGCAATGAAAAAGGCCGAGTGGAAAATGCAGTGGGATATGTCAAAAAGAATCTGCTCAACGGCCTTGAAATCTCTGATTTTAAAATCATGGAACCGCTTTGCAAAAAGTGGCTTGATACGGTTGCCAATGTCAGGTGCCACAGGGAGACCGGTAAAAAACCCTGTGACATGTATGCCGAAGAACGGCCCCATCTTCATTCACTGCCTGCTGAGCCCTATGATATCGGCGTGATCAGGCAGGTCCGGGCTTCAAAACAGTATCGGGTGACCATTGACACCAATTATTACACCGTGCCTGCCCAGTTAGCCGGTGTGGCATTGACAGCAAAACTGTACCCGGACCGTATTTGTTTTTACCACGACAATAAACTGGTGGGCCGCCATGTCAGGAGCTATGATCGCAGAAAGGATGTTGAAGATCCGGATCACTCAAAAATCCTTTTGAACCAAAGAAAGAAGGCCAAAGACCAAGTCATATATATGCGATTCTTAAGCCTGTCTGACAAAGCCCAGGAATATTTTAAGCAGTTGCAGAACAGGCGTCTGAATGCCTCTCATCATGTCCGGCAAATCGTTGCCTTAAGTGAAATCTACTCCAGAGAGCAGGTTGCCATGGCCATTGAAGATGCGTTCTCATTTTCTGCATTTTCCTGCGAGTATATCGCCAATCTCCTTGAACAACGTTCCCGACCCTCCAGGGAACCCGGAGCCCTTTACCTCACCCATAAAAGTGATTTGTTGGATCTGACAATCCAGGCCCCTGACATTGACATTTATACCGCCATAGGAGACCAAGATGCCTGA
- a CDS encoding Hsp20/alpha crystallin family protein, which yields MLTRLSDIDRLFGSMNLLQKKLDNLYGYRWDLEETSPRTNLYENGDNFEIRAEVPGLEKEDLNVKIQGNYLEISGTRGSDAPEGYKTHKTERGVGSFSRSFTLPSDVDSTKVEATLKNGVLYLILPKHEASKPKKISIS from the coding sequence ATGCTTACAAGATTAAGTGATATAGACAGATTGTTCGGGTCCATGAATCTTCTCCAGAAGAAACTGGACAATCTTTACGGTTACAGATGGGATTTAGAAGAAACCTCTCCCCGGACAAATCTTTATGAAAACGGCGATAATTTTGAAATCAGGGCCGAAGTTCCAGGACTTGAAAAGGAAGATCTGAATGTAAAGATCCAGGGAAACTATCTTGAAATAAGCGGCACCAGGGGATCTGATGCACCAGAAGGGTATAAAACCCATAAAACAGAACGGGGGGTCGGATCATTTTCCCGAAGTTTTACCCTGCCGTCGGATGTTGACTCCACAAAAGTAGAAGCAACATTAAAAAACGGAGTGCTTTACCTTATTCTTCCCAAACATGAGGCGTCAAAACCCAAGAAAATTAGTATTAGTTAA
- a CDS encoding Hsp20/alpha crystallin family protein: MDKAHEITKQDKKNVKKTRYEATPAVDIYENENEILLHADMPGVVKEDISVDIDNGTLSISGVRHLTTKGTATYEEFSDVEYVRNFSVPQTINVEKVEAELKNGVLRLHLPKSEAAKPRQIEIKTA, from the coding sequence ATGGATAAGGCCCATGAAATCACAAAACAAGATAAAAAAAACGTTAAAAAAACACGCTATGAAGCAACCCCTGCAGTTGATATTTATGAAAACGAAAATGAAATTCTTCTCCACGCAGACATGCCGGGAGTTGTAAAAGAAGATATCTCAGTTGATATTGATAACGGGACATTGTCTATATCCGGTGTCAGGCATCTTACCACAAAAGGAACAGCTACCTATGAAGAGTTCTCAGATGTTGAGTATGTCAGAAATTTTTCCGTTCCCCAGACAATAAATGTTGAAAAAGTTGAAGCTGAGCTGAAAAATGGTGTTTTAAGGCTGCATCTACCGAAATCTGAAGCAGCAAAACCCAGACAGATTGAAATAAAAACCGCTTAA
- a CDS encoding Hsp20/alpha crystallin family protein has product MSDRKDIAKKQAKDIEKTRELRTEIPYVDIYENDDEILLHADMPGVKKNDVSVNIDNGTLYLSGLRRCDNKGISTREEFSDVEYVRNFSVPPSIDVERVKAELKDGVLKLHMPKSEAAKPKMIEIKAA; this is encoded by the coding sequence ATGAGTGACAGAAAAGATATTGCTAAAAAACAAGCAAAAGACATTGAAAAAACCAGGGAATTAAGGACTGAAATCCCATATGTTGATATCTATGAAAATGATGATGAAATACTTCTTCATGCAGATATGCCTGGTGTAAAAAAGAATGATGTTTCCGTAAATATTGATAACGGAACACTTTATCTTTCAGGTTTACGACGGTGTGACAACAAAGGGATTTCAACCCGGGAGGAGTTTTCTGATGTTGAATATGTCAGAAATTTTTCCGTACCCCCGAGCATTGATGTTGAAAGGGTGAAAGCAGAACTCAAAGACGGTGTTCTCAAACTGCATATGCCCAAATCTGAGGCGGCCAAACCCAAAATGATCGAGATAAAAGCCGCATAA
- a CDS encoding DEAD/DEAH box helicase produces the protein MEVEFSDDANDVLGRPWLILGATGYGFYNLFKSKDNGFPPALDWIIFDEASQVPVPQALLSLIYSRGNFLFLGDVCQLPPIVLGNYGEYSREPADRFFNRSILSNLLDIYPKPHRQTLDVTYRMNKEICVFPGKIWYDGMLHPAPGNAHTRLVLDKSLCRADNNDVHNHNHNKDNNNSLQQFYDKIIDPAKPVVLVLTDHHGCSQKSDVEADLMAALAHRLMQCYGVSPDQMALISPHRAQNNAIIKKLGEKMPENLPLPCVDTVERVQGAERDIIIFGITSSDPDHLLSEFLNSPNRLNVAMTRAKNKLIVIGSPAFFSVIPDSEAVLEKNYCFKKLMIHCQKQNAVFYDFDQGCALG, from the coding sequence ATGGAGGTGGAGTTTTCAGATGATGCAAATGATGTCCTGGGTCGACCCTGGTTGATTTTAGGTGCCACAGGCTATGGATTTTACAATCTTTTTAAGAGCAAAGATAATGGATTTCCCCCGGCCCTTGACTGGATTATCTTTGATGAAGCTTCCCAGGTGCCGGTGCCCCAGGCTCTTTTGAGTCTGATTTACAGCAGGGGCAATTTTTTGTTCCTGGGTGATGTTTGCCAGTTGCCTCCCATTGTACTGGGAAATTATGGGGAATATTCCAGAGAGCCTGCAGACCGGTTTTTCAACCGGTCTATCCTGTCAAATTTGCTGGATATCTATCCAAAACCGCACCGGCAAACCCTTGATGTTACTTACCGCATGAACAAAGAGATCTGTGTTTTTCCCGGCAAAATCTGGTATGACGGCATGCTGCACCCGGCCCCCGGCAATGCCCATACCCGGCTTGTTCTGGATAAGTCCTTATGCAGGGCCGATAACAATGACGTGCATAATCACAATCATAATAAAGATAACAATAACAGTCTGCAGCAGTTCTATGACAAAATCATAGATCCTGCAAAACCTGTTGTGCTGGTATTGACAGATCACCATGGCTGTTCCCAGAAATCAGATGTTGAAGCCGATTTAATGGCGGCCCTTGCCCACAGGTTAATGCAGTGTTATGGAGTGTCACCGGATCAAATGGCTTTGATTTCACCTCACAGGGCACAGAACAATGCCATTATCAAAAAACTTGGAGAAAAAATGCCTGAAAATTTACCGCTTCCCTGTGTGGATACGGTTGAACGGGTTCAAGGAGCAGAACGGGATATTATCATTTTCGGTATCACCTCTTCTGACCCTGATCATCTGCTAAGTGAGTTTCTAAACAGTCCCAACCGCTTGAATGTTGCCATGACCCGGGCAAAAAACAAATTGATCGTTATTGGAAGCCCGGCCTTTTTTTCTGTTATACCTGACTCGGAAGCTGTGCTGGAGAAAAATTATTGCTTTAAAAAACTAATGATTCACTGCCAAAAACAAAATGCTGTTTTTTATGATTTTGACCAAGGTTGTGCTTTGGGCTGA
- a CDS encoding cytidylate kinase family protein, translating to MAIITISRQPYSFGDEIAQEIAKKLNYKLIDKFIINNKVKDFHCNFSDELHDLANEKEPGFFKHFFKNPEVYNCLVQAILFEEASHDKIVIKGRGGQYILNQPYVLKIRIMAPFNVRCSYLEKKERVNHSLAEKLLAKKDHEREYFIRYLFKKDISKTNSYDLIFTGQISCFDHYKLGADLIISTILDYAKKIEKTQPLTENNKDNLKRLSLEKRVEATIKKEISSEHVDLNIGCEKLGDIKITGFVADEIERNKIFKLAQLCHGVNSVDNQLSVT from the coding sequence ATGGCAATAATTACTATTTCACGGCAACCCTATAGTTTCGGTGATGAGATTGCTCAAGAAATTGCAAAAAAACTAAATTACAAACTTATTGATAAGTTCATAATTAACAATAAAGTTAAAGACTTTCATTGCAATTTTTCCGATGAACTGCACGATTTGGCGAATGAAAAAGAACCTGGTTTTTTTAAACATTTTTTTAAAAACCCAGAGGTTTACAACTGTCTCGTACAGGCTATCCTTTTTGAAGAAGCAAGTCATGACAAGATTGTTATCAAGGGACGTGGTGGTCAGTATATCCTGAATCAGCCCTATGTGTTAAAAATTCGAATTATGGCCCCTTTTAATGTGAGATGTTCTTATCTTGAAAAAAAAGAACGTGTAAATCATAGCCTTGCTGAAAAACTTCTTGCAAAAAAAGATCATGAGCGTGAGTATTTCATACGGTATCTTTTCAAAAAAGATATTTCAAAAACGAATTCATATGACCTTATTTTTACAGGGCAAATCAGCTGTTTTGATCACTATAAACTTGGCGCGGATCTCATTATCTCAACGATTCTTGATTATGCAAAAAAAATTGAAAAAACACAGCCTTTAACAGAAAATAACAAAGATAACCTTAAACGTCTGTCTCTTGAAAAAAGGGTCGAAGCAACGATAAAAAAAGAAATATCCTCCGAGCATGTTGATCTAAATATTGGATGCGAAAAACTGGGTGATATAAAAATTACCGGTTTTGTTGCAGATGAAATAGAACGAAATAAAATATTCAAACTGGCTCAATTATGTCATGGTGTCAATTCCGTTGACAATCAATTGAGTGTAACTTAA
- a CDS encoding Hsp20/alpha crystallin family protein → MFTRMNYIDRMFGAMDLLRSRMDRLFNDFDRSCLYGPAFTLPSNSPRTNLLENGANFEVQTEIPGISKDDLNIKIQGNYLEISGKRSVDTPEGYKTHRRERCGSTFSRSFTLPDDVNADKVEATLKDGILYLTLPKSEVANPKQITIN, encoded by the coding sequence ATGTTTACAAGAATGAATTACATCGACAGAATGTTCGGAGCCATGGATCTGCTCCGGAGCAGAATGGACAGACTTTTCAATGATTTTGACCGATCATGTCTTTATGGGCCTGCCTTCACATTGCCATCTAATTCACCCAGAACCAACCTTCTGGAAAATGGTGCCAACTTTGAAGTACAGACTGAAATCCCCGGAATTTCAAAAGATGACCTGAACATTAAAATCCAAGGAAACTACCTCGAAATCAGTGGCAAACGCTCTGTGGATACCCCGGAAGGCTATAAAACCCATCGCAGAGAAAGATGCGGCAGCACCTTCTCACGAAGTTTCACCCTTCCTGACGATGTAAATGCAGATAAAGTTGAAGCTACTCTGAAAGACGGCATCCTTTATCTTACACTGCCGAAATCAGAAGTTGCCAATCCCAAACAAATCACCATCAATTAA